The genomic DNA GCTGCCGGTTCAGCGGGCGTGGGCGACATGGGCTCGTCGCTGGCGGTCGGCTCGACCGCCGCCGGGGTCTCCGCCGGCTGGTTTTTCGCGATTTCGACGGGCTTGGCCTGTTGAGGTTCAGCCGTTTGGGAGGCGACTGATTCAGTAGCGGCGGGGGCGGGATCGGCGGCCCGATCGACCGATCGGGCTGGCTCTTCCGTCTCCTGGACGACTGAGGTGGAACGGTCGCAGCCGCTGTTGAGCAGCAGGCAGCAGATAGTCGTCAGGATCGCTAGTTGTGTTCTGTGCATATTGTTCGCTTGAACCGCGTTGCCGAATTGTCCCGAACTAATTGTCCACGGCTGTCACCTCTACCGTCAACCACAGCTTCAAAGGTGAAAGATTACTATTTTGAGGTTCCAGCATGACGTAGCCGGTATCGAGCGATTTCATTCCGCGAACGATGCCCAGCGGAGCCTCCGGCTTGATTTGGATATCGATCGGTATCGATCGCAGCGTTCCGCGACGATTCTCTTCGCCCAGCGAGACGGCGAAGACGTTGTCGGGCTTGATCTCGCCCACTTTGACGACCAGATCCTCGTATTCTTTGCCGCGAATTACCAGGTGGATCCGCTCGTTCCCCGGATCGCCTTGGCGGACCGTCCCGAAGTTAAAGCGGTAGCCTCCGCCGTCCCCCTTGTCGGATTGCTCCAATTTGCTGCCGCCGAGCAGCCGCAGCGGGCCGACGATATTTCCCGATAGATTCATGTCAAACGATGGGCTGTCCTCATCGAGATCGTCGTTTTCGTAGTGCACTCGAAGCACGTGGTTCAGCGATCCCTGACGCAGCCCAGGCTTGACCTTCACCTTGAATTCAAAGGCTTGCAACGCTGCGTGGTGCTTGCCGTCGGTCTTTTCGTCGGGCTTTCGAACGGTCCAATCGACTTCGGTCAACGCTTGGACCGTTTCGTCGAGAAATTGGGCCGAGACGATTTCGATCGGCGCGTCGGCGTAGCTGTAAGCTGTGAATTCGAGATCGATGGGTTCGCCGGAGGTGACGTTGCCGACGGACCAATCGGTTGGTTCGGTCAGCAGCGTTTCGACCAGCGTGCCGTGCACCGTCAGTTTCACTTCGACGTTGTTGGGGTCGTTGGTTTTGATCGTCGCGGTTTGAGCGAATTCGGTGGTGTTGGACCGCGTTTTCCAAGTCAGCTTGATCTCGGAGGTCTCTCCGGGGGCGATCGATTCGTTTTCGAGTTCGCCGACGGTGCACTTGCACGTCGAACCGGTCACCTCCAGCCGCAGCGGGCCGGTTCCGACGTTGCGGATCTTGAACGCGTGCTCCCCTTCGGTGTTGCGGTGCATGACGCCGAAGTCGAAGTCCTTTTCGCCGATCAGTTCGATTTGTCCGACGTTATCGGGGATCAACGAACTGAGGTACTGCGGCAGTTGTTCCAGATCGAAGTCTTCGACCTCGGTGAACGGGCCAAAATGATCGATCGATTCGGTGGTTTGACGCGATCCGGTCAGCTTGCCGAGCGAGATGCCAGCGATCAGGGCCAGCGCGATTATGGCTAGGAGACGCATGAATTTTCAGGTCTTCGATGGAGAGGAATGAGGCGGGTCGCTTGGTTCGACCGACGAGGGATGCACCGATTTTTAGTCGTTTTCTACGGTGGGACCCTGGTTTCGGTTCGCCCACGCCTGTTGGACGCTTATCGATTCTAGCGGTTTGCGGCCATCCAGCGGGCGGTCGGCAGGCAGAACTTGCAACAAATTCCATTCCGATTCGGTGTTTTGGTTGACCGCCGTCAACTGCTCGGCGCGTTGCCAGGCGGCTTCGGATCGGTCCTTGTCCCCCACCGCGGCCGCAAAAACGGCGACCTGAGCGGTGATCTGGATGCTTGTCGGGTCCAACTGCAGTGCGATTTCGCTCGATTCCAGCGCGGCCTGCAAGTCCGGGCGGTCGCCCCAGCGGTGGTAGATCCTCAGCTGGGATTCGGCCAGCCGCTGCCAGGCTCGCGGATTTCCAGGCTCGCGGCGCAGGACTTCGTCTTTCGCTTGCTGCCACTCTTGGCGAGCTGCCGCAGTCGACTGCTGCATCAATGCACCGGTCAGGACCGATTCCAGCTGCATTGCTGGCGCGGCATCCCAGCGGTCGGCTTCTGTCGCTTGTCGCAGCAACTGGATCGCCGTGGGGGCGTCGCCTCTGGCGATCCGGTCTCCCGCGGTTTGAGTCAGCGCCAGCGTTTGCATTACGGGAGTGAGTGTGGTGGAGCTGAACAGAGCCAGCAGCCCCAGCCCGGCCAGCAGGCTCAGCTGTCGCGGCGTGCGAGCGTTCGCCTCGGCAGGCATTTCACGCGAGCTGATCGCGCCGATCAGAGCCCACAGCGGTATCGCGATCCCTGGCGTCGTCCAACCTCCGGAGAAGAGCAGGGCGGCCAGGACGGCGAAGCAGCCCGGCCATGCGATCGCTTCCCAGTTGACATCCGTCCCGAACCAGCCGGCCATGAAATAGACGAATGTCGCCGCCATCGGGATCGAAATCAGATAGGGTTCGATATCGGGAGCCACGCCAAACCAAGGCCCCAGGAACCAGACGCTCACAACCGACAGCAACGCGCCGCCGCAGATCGCCCAGTCGCAGTTGCCGCTAGTGGCTGAGTCTCTCTCGCGGCTCGGTCCTTCTTGGTCGTTTGTCGGTTCAGTCGAATGTTCCTCTAAGTTGCTGCGGCTCCAAGCTGCCGCCAAGCTCCACAAGATCGCTAGGCACAGGATGCCGACTGGCAGTCCCGCCGCGGTCGCTGACTCCAACAGGAAGTTGTGCGGGTCGGCGATCATCTCGCTCATCGACGCAGCTTTAAATCGCGGGTAGGTCGATTGAAAGTTCCCCGGCCCGGCGCCGAACCACAGCTGGTCGGCGAGCATTCGGAAGCTGCTGGCCCAATATTGAAACCGGAACTGAACCGACAGCGGGAATTTTGCCAGCAGGGCAGGGGAGTGGGTGATCGCCGCGCCCAGGCAGGTTCCTCCCAGGGCACAGGCAACCGCGACCGCTCCGGCCAACCGCGGCGCAAGTGTCCCCTTTCGCTCCGCGAAAGTGCGTTCTGACTCCGAGCCTTTCGCAGAGCGAAGGGCGACATTCGACAAGGCGCCACCGATAAATCGGCACGCCAGCATCGTGATCGCTGCGGCGATCGAAAGAATCAGCACGATCAGGCTGCCGGTGGTTAGGATTCCCCAGGCGAATATCGCCGTGGCAACCGCCGCCGCCACCGTCTGCCACTGCGTCAGTTGCAATTTCTGTCGCCACAAAATCATGCCGCCGGCGATCGCGAGTCCCATGAACAGGATCACCGCCGCCGACGTCGACAGGCTGAACGTCGCCATCGACTCCGCGGCAAACAGCCGGCCTTCGTACTGGTAGCGAAGCGCCGATCCGGCTGGAGCGTCGAGTCCGGCGAGTCGCAATTGTCCGTCGGGATCCTGGCGATATTGCTCGATCGATGCGGGAATGCTGATGTATTTCTGGTGGATCGCGTGGACTGCCAGCGTCGTTAATGACGCTAACAGGACGATGGCGAGACACTGTTTCTGGGCTGTCGTGACGATCACGCGTCGAGCCGCTGCGTAAGTCGCTAGGCAGCCGAGCCAGACCCAAAACTCGTTGATCGCAAAACGGACGTTCCCGCGACCGGCGACCGACCACGTGGCGAGGCCGACCCAAACGACGAGGGCCAGCAGCAGCAGTTCAGTCCGGCGGCCCTGCGTTGGTCCCGCGGGCCAGTAGAAAAATGCAGCGATCGCCAGCGGTAGCGTCAGTAGACTCAGGTAGGTTGCCGATCCCTGCTCCACCGCCGTGCTGTCGGCGGGGGCCATCAGGGTTGCGATCAACAACGCCGCAATTCCGAACCGCGCCAGTGTGCCCGCATAAGCAACCGGCGGCCACGGGGCTGCCGAAGCATCGCTCTGGCCGTCGCGATGGCTCGGTGCGGGCGGCTTCGGCTTAGTGGTCGTCAGTCTTTGTTTTTTCTTCGCCAACCGGTCGATTCCAGAATCACAACAAGAGCGAGCATGCAGAGGACGATCCCCACGACGATGATCGCCGCTTGGGAATCGACGCGGCCCAACAGCAGCGCTGCCAGACCACAGGTTCCCGTGACCAGATAGATCGTCAGCACAGCTTGAACTTTCGTGAGTCCCAGATCAACCAGCCGATGCGAGAAATGGCTCTTATCGGCGACGAACGGGCTGCGTCCCTCGCGGATCCGAATCCACAGAACCGTTGTCATGTCGTACAGCGGCACCGCCATCACGCACAGCGGCGCCAGGACACCATGCGGTCGTTCGCTTCCTTGGTAACCGGCGTAAGTCGCCGCCAGAGTTGCGATTCCGATCAGGAACCCGACAAGATAACTGCCCGCGTCGCCCATGAAGATCTTTGCCGGAGGGCGATTGTGCCACAGGAATCCCAACAGCGATCCGACGACGACCAGCAGCAGCGCCGCGACAAAAAACTGCGGCTGTTGCGTGTCGGGATCGGGACTCAACAGCATCACCGCCGCCAGCATCGCCGCGATGATCGCCGCCACTCCGCCGCTCAGCCCATCCATGTTGTCCAGCATGTTGAACGAATTGATCAACGCGACGATCCAGATCACCGAGAGTGTCGACGTCACCAACGGGACGGGAATGAAGGCGGTCAGGCCGTAACCGAGCACCAAAACGCTGGCGATTGCGACAGCGAATTCGATCGCCAGGCGAAGTGTCGCTGGCAAGCCGCGCCAATCGTCGACAAGCCCCAGCAGCGTCAGGACAGTCCCCGCCCCAAGCACCAACCATAATTCGCGGGTGCGAAATCGCAGCCCGTCGACATGTTCCAGGACGCTCGCTGGCAACAGGTTGGCGATTGTCGGCAGGTCGATCAGGTACCAGACGGTGATCGATCCCGCCAGGAAGGTGCCGATGATTCCGGCCCAGATCCCTATCCCGCCGCCTAGTGGCGTGGGAGTGGTGTGGACCTTCCGCTCTCCCGGTCGGTCGACGAGTCCTAACGGTTCGGCAAACCGACGCACCACCGCAACGACGATCCAACTGATGATCGCAGCCGGCAGCACGGTGACTGCGAGCAAGAACAATAGCGATCGTAGGTCGAGCATTCGCGAGGGCGTTTTTTTCTAGGAGGGGCGTTTGGGCTACACGCGGTCGATGTAGCGATTAAAAACGTTTGCGGTCGCTCGTAAAGGAACCGTTCGTTTCACCACGCCTGGCTAGGCGCGGTCGATGTAGCGATTAAAAACGTTTTCGAGCATCTCTTGGCGGCCGCTCTGGTTCGCGTCGGCTTCACCCTTTTCGAGCATGTAGGCTTCCAGTTCTTTTAGGCTGGTCTTGCCCTGTTCGATCTTCTGGCCGATCCCCGAATCGAAGCTTGCGTAGCGCTCGCTGACAAAGTTTTCCAACGCCTTGTCGGCGCGGATCGCAGCGGCGATCTTCAGCCCGCGAGCAAACGCGTCCATGCCGCCAATGTGAGCGTAGAACAGATCGATCGGTTCGAAGCTCTCGCGTCGCACCTTGGCATCGAAGTTGACGCCGCCGGTGGTCAGACCGCCGTATTTCAGCAGCATCAGCATCGTTTGCGAGGTCAGGTAATAATCGGTCGGGAACTGGTCGGTGTCCCAACCCAGCAGCATGTCGCCGGTGTTGGCATCGATCGAACCGATCATGTCTTGAGCGCCGGCGTAATCCAATTCGTGCATCATCGAATGGCCAGCCAACGTGGCGTGGTTGGTCTCGATGTTCAATTTGAAATGGTCGGTCAGTTCGTACGCGCGAAGGAAGTTGATGCAGGCGGCGGCGTCCGAATCGTACTGATGTTTCGTCGGTTCTTTCGGCTTCGGTTCGATCAAGAACGGCCCGTCGAAACCAATCTCTTTGGCGTAATCGACAGCCATGTGGAAGAACGATCCCAGGTGATCCAGTTCGCGGCGGATGTCGGTGTTGTAGAGGTTCTGGTAGCCTTCGCGGCCGCCCCAGAAAACGTAGTTCTCGCCGCCGAGTTCCTTGGTGACTTCGAGGGCCTTTTTAACTTGAGCGCCGGCGTACGCGACGACGTCGGCGTTGCATGACGTGGCTGCACCGTGCATGAAGCGGGGGTTGCTGAACATGTTCGCCGTTCCCCACAACAGCTTGATGCCGGTCCGTTGCTGTTCCTCTTTGAGGACGGCGACGACGGCGTCGAGGTTGCGGTTGGTTTCGGCGAGCGATGCGCCTTCGGGAGCGATATCGCGATCGTGGAACGCGTAGAACGGAGCTCCCAG from Rosistilla oblonga includes the following:
- a CDS encoding DUF1573 domain-containing protein — translated: MRLLAIIALALIAGISLGKLTGSRQTTESIDHFGPFTEVEDFDLEQLPQYLSSLIPDNVGQIELIGEKDFDFGVMHRNTEGEHAFKIRNVGTGPLRLEVTGSTCKCTVGELENESIAPGETSEIKLTWKTRSNTTEFAQTATIKTNDPNNVEVKLTVHGTLVETLLTEPTDWSVGNVTSGEPIDLEFTAYSYADAPIEIVSAQFLDETVQALTEVDWTVRKPDEKTDGKHHAALQAFEFKVKVKPGLRQGSLNHVLRVHYENDDLDEDSPSFDMNLSGNIVGPLRLLGGSKLEQSDKGDGGGYRFNFGTVRQGDPGNERIHLVIRGKEYEDLVVKVGEIKPDNVFAVSLGEENRRGTLRSIPIDIQIKPEAPLGIVRGMKSLDTGYVMLEPQNSNLSPLKLWLTVEVTAVDN
- a CDS encoding O-antigen ligase family protein, translated to MAKKKQRLTTTKPKPPAPSHRDGQSDASAAPWPPVAYAGTLARFGIAALLIATLMAPADSTAVEQGSATYLSLLTLPLAIAAFFYWPAGPTQGRRTELLLLALVVWVGLATWSVAGRGNVRFAINEFWVWLGCLATYAAARRVIVTTAQKQCLAIVLLASLTTLAVHAIHQKYISIPASIEQYRQDPDGQLRLAGLDAPAGSALRYQYEGRLFAAESMATFSLSTSAAVILFMGLAIAGGMILWRQKLQLTQWQTVAAAVATAIFAWGILTTGSLIVLILSIAAAITMLACRFIGGALSNVALRSAKGSESERTFAERKGTLAPRLAGAVAVACALGGTCLGAAITHSPALLAKFPLSVQFRFQYWASSFRMLADQLWFGAGPGNFQSTYPRFKAASMSEMIADPHNFLLESATAAGLPVGILCLAILWSLAAAWSRSNLEEHSTEPTNDQEGPSRERDSATSGNCDWAICGGALLSVVSVWFLGPWFGVAPDIEPYLISIPMAATFVYFMAGWFGTDVNWEAIAWPGCFAVLAALLFSGGWTTPGIAIPLWALIGAISSREMPAEANARTPRQLSLLAGLGLLALFSSTTLTPVMQTLALTQTAGDRIARGDAPTAIQLLRQATEADRWDAAPAMQLESVLTGALMQQSTAAARQEWQQAKDEVLRREPGNPRAWQRLAESQLRIYHRWGDRPDLQAALESSEIALQLDPTSIQITAQVAVFAAAVGDKDRSEAAWQRAEQLTAVNQNTESEWNLLQVLPADRPLDGRKPLESISVQQAWANRNQGPTVEND
- a CDS encoding glycosyltransferase family 4 protein, producing MLDLRSLLFLLAVTVLPAAIISWIVVAVVRRFAEPLGLVDRPGERKVHTTPTPLGGGIGIWAGIIGTFLAGSITVWYLIDLPTIANLLPASVLEHVDGLRFRTRELWLVLGAGTVLTLLGLVDDWRGLPATLRLAIEFAVAIASVLVLGYGLTAFIPVPLVTSTLSVIWIVALINSFNMLDNMDGLSGGVAAIIAAMLAAVMLLSPDPDTQQPQFFVAALLLVVVGSLLGFLWHNRPPAKIFMGDAGSYLVGFLIGIATLAATYAGYQGSERPHGVLAPLCVMAVPLYDMTTVLWIRIREGRSPFVADKSHFSHRLVDLGLTKVQAVLTIYLVTGTCGLAALLLGRVDSQAAIIVVGIVLCMLALVVILESTGWRRKNKD
- the xylA gene encoding xylose isomerase; amino-acid sequence: MTAFPEIGKIAYEGPESDNPLAFRWYNPDEVVEGKTMKDHLRFSVVYWHTFRGTGSDPFGPGTAVRPWEDGTDSVENACNRARVAFEFIEKLGAPFYAFHDRDIAPEGASLAETNRNLDAVVAVLKEEQQRTGIKLLWGTANMFSNPRFMHGAATSCNADVVAYAGAQVKKALEVTKELGGENYVFWGGREGYQNLYNTDIRRELDHLGSFFHMAVDYAKEIGFDGPFLIEPKPKEPTKHQYDSDAAACINFLRAYELTDHFKLNIETNHATLAGHSMMHELDYAGAQDMIGSIDANTGDMLLGWDTDQFPTDYYLTSQTMLMLLKYGGLTTGGVNFDAKVRRESFEPIDLFYAHIGGMDAFARGLKIAAAIRADKALENFVSERYASFDSGIGQKIEQGKTSLKELEAYMLEKGEADANQSGRQEMLENVFNRYIDRA